One part of the Candidatus Reconcilbacillus cellulovorans genome encodes these proteins:
- a CDS encoding serine/threonine protein phosphatase gives MKIANRSEIGKIRKTNEDRAVVQFLSDGCSLALVADGMGGHRAGDVASQMASDIIREELQAIDPGMSPEEFERLLRGAIAAANRKVFEYSITRSQYAGMGTTVVVAIATPRRVTIGHIGDSRAYLIRGGTISRLTEDHSLVNELLRAGELTPEEAMAHPSRNVLTRALGTAPEVEVDIRHVEWEPNDVLLLCSDGLSGLVDERVMLEIVSRSGDPEAKVGALVEKAMEAGGEDNITVVLLANEPESSEGKGGRR, from the coding sequence TTGAAAATCGCCAACCGTTCCGAAATCGGCAAAATCCGTAAGACGAACGAAGACCGAGCCGTCGTTCAGTTTCTTTCCGACGGATGTTCGCTCGCGCTCGTGGCCGACGGAATGGGCGGACATCGCGCCGGCGACGTCGCCAGCCAGATGGCGTCGGATATTATTCGCGAGGAACTGCAGGCGATCGATCCCGGGATGTCGCCCGAGGAATTCGAACGGCTGTTGCGCGGTGCGATCGCGGCGGCGAACCGGAAAGTGTTCGAATACTCCATCACCCGGTCGCAATACGCGGGTATGGGCACGACGGTCGTCGTGGCGATCGCGACGCCGCGCCGCGTCACGATCGGCCATATCGGCGACAGCAGGGCATATTTGATTCGCGGCGGAACGATCAGCCGGCTGACGGAAGACCATTCGCTCGTCAACGAGCTGCTCCGGGCAGGAGAATTGACGCCGGAGGAAGCGATGGCGCATCCGAGCCGCAACGTGCTGACGCGCGCGCTCGGGACCGCGCCTGAAGTCGAGGTCGACATCCGACATGTCGAATGGGAGCCGAACGACGTGCTGTTGCTGTGCAGCGACGGGCTGAGCGGGCTCGTCGACGAGCGGGTCATGTTGGAAATCGTCAGCAGGAGCGGGGATCCTGAGGCGAAAGTCGGCGCGCTGGTCGAAAAGGCGATGGAAGCCGGCGGCGAGGACAACATTACGGTCGTTCTTTTGGCGAATGAGCCGGAATCCTCAGAGGGGAAGGGGGGACGACGATGA
- a CDS encoding 23S rRNA (adenine(2503)-C(2))-methyltransferase RlmN (23S rRNA m2A2503 methyltransferase; methylates the C2 position of the A2530 nucleotide in 23S rRNA; may be involved in antibiotic resistance), which translates to MKPYAYDLTYEEWEAWMRGCGEPAYRASQVFDWLYVKRIDGFDAMTNLPKALRAKLAEQFRYVALREIERQVSRDGTVKFLFGLEDGNAIETVVMRHRYGNSVCVTTQVGCRIGCTFCASTLGGLKRNLSSGEIVAQVVYAQRSLDPEGERVSSVVVMGIGEPFENYEATMKFLRVLVHPKGLNIGQRHVTVSTSGIVPNIYRFADEETQINLAVSLHAPNDALRSKLMPVNRKYPLADLIEACLYYVRKTGRRLTFEYALIGGVNDRPEHAEELADLLTVFPSALVHVNLIPVNYVPERKYTRTPREDVFRFQRVLTRRGVNATIRREQGGDIAAACGQLRAKYLETRAR; encoded by the coding sequence ATGAAACCGTATGCCTATGATTTGACGTATGAGGAATGGGAAGCCTGGATGCGCGGGTGCGGGGAGCCGGCCTATAGGGCCAGTCAGGTGTTTGACTGGTTGTACGTAAAGCGGATCGACGGCTTCGACGCCATGACGAATTTGCCGAAAGCTCTGCGCGCCAAGCTTGCAGAACAATTTCGATACGTCGCATTGCGGGAAATCGAGCGTCAGGTGTCGCGCGACGGCACGGTTAAGTTTTTGTTCGGCCTTGAGGACGGAAACGCCATCGAGACCGTCGTCATGAGGCATCGGTACGGCAACAGCGTCTGCGTGACGACGCAGGTCGGCTGCCGTATCGGATGTACGTTTTGTGCGTCGACGCTGGGCGGGCTCAAGCGCAATCTTTCGTCGGGCGAGATCGTCGCGCAGGTCGTTTATGCGCAGCGGTCGCTCGATCCGGAAGGCGAACGCGTCAGCAGCGTCGTCGTCATGGGCATCGGCGAGCCGTTTGAAAATTATGAGGCGACGATGAAATTTTTGCGCGTGCTCGTCCATCCGAAAGGATTGAACATCGGCCAACGCCACGTGACCGTCTCGACAAGCGGAATTGTTCCGAACATTTACCGTTTTGCCGACGAGGAAACGCAGATCAATCTCGCCGTTTCGCTGCACGCGCCGAACGATGCGCTCCGTTCGAAGCTGATGCCCGTCAATCGGAAGTACCCGCTTGCCGATCTGATCGAGGCCTGTCTTTATTACGTGCGGAAAACGGGCCGCCGCCTGACGTTCGAGTACGCGTTGATCGGCGGAGTCAACGACCGGCCGGAACACGCGGAGGAACTAGCGGATTTGTTGACGGTCTTTCCTTCCGCCCTCGTGCACGTCAATCTAATTCCCGTCAACTACGTCCCGGAGCGAAAATATACGCGGACGCCGCGCGAAGACGTTTTCCGGTTTCAGCGCGTCTTAACGCGTCGCGGCGTCAATGCGACGATCCGGCGCGAACAGGGCGGCGACATCGCTGCGGCATGCGGGCAGTTGCGGGCCAAATATCTGGAAACCCGGGCGAGGTGA
- a CDS encoding 16S rRNA (cytosine(967)-C(5))-methyltransferase has protein sequence MNGGEARTSARELALDILVRVTAHGAYSQLLLNERLRSGCLSAEDAALVTELVYGTLKRQNTLDFFLDLFLKRKDVRMEVWVRPLLRMSAYQLLFLEKIPDYAAVSEAVAIAKRRGHAGVASLVNAVLRNMARNRGRCVIPDGLPLPERLALVHSHPVWMVNRWVRRFGLEIAERMLAANNEKPRFALRVNPLRVTREALVAELRDAGYDAAASVLAPEGVVVSGGAGGLVASRWHEDGLMTVQDESSMLVAAVVDPQPGMRVLDACAAPGGKATHLAERMADRGEVWACDVHEGKIGLIRRQAERLGLRTIHAFCADARRLAEAGLPESFDRVLLDAPCSGLGVLRRKPEARWRKTEDQIRELSVLQAELLDSVCRFVRPGGLLVYSTCTIEPEENEDQIRAFLSRHPDFELDPFPAGVLPGREDARRGMALILPHEYGSDGFFIARLRRR, from the coding sequence ATGAACGGCGGAGAAGCCCGAACGTCGGCCCGTGAGCTGGCGCTTGATATTCTTGTCCGCGTGACAGCGCACGGTGCCTACAGTCAGCTGCTGTTGAACGAGCGGTTGCGATCGGGGTGTCTTTCCGCCGAAGACGCCGCGCTGGTCACCGAACTCGTTTACGGCACGTTAAAGCGGCAAAACACGCTCGACTTTTTTCTAGATCTGTTTTTAAAACGCAAAGACGTCCGCATGGAAGTGTGGGTGCGGCCGCTGTTGCGGATGTCTGCCTATCAACTTCTTTTTCTGGAAAAGATCCCAGATTATGCCGCCGTGTCCGAAGCGGTCGCCATCGCTAAGCGGAGAGGGCATGCCGGCGTCGCTTCGCTTGTCAACGCGGTGCTTCGCAACATGGCGCGCAACCGTGGACGCTGCGTGATTCCGGATGGCTTGCCTTTGCCGGAACGTTTGGCTCTCGTTCATTCGCATCCGGTCTGGATGGTCAACAGGTGGGTCCGCCGGTTCGGCCTTGAAATCGCCGAGCGAATGCTGGCGGCAAACAACGAGAAGCCGCGCTTCGCGCTGCGCGTCAATCCGCTTCGCGTCACGCGGGAGGCGCTTGTCGCCGAACTGCGCGATGCCGGTTACGATGCAGCGGCTTCCGTACTTGCGCCGGAGGGCGTCGTCGTCTCGGGCGGAGCTGGCGGACTCGTCGCTTCGCGATGGCACGAGGACGGTTTGATGACGGTTCAGGACGAAAGCTCGATGCTCGTGGCCGCAGTCGTCGATCCGCAGCCCGGCATGCGCGTGTTGGACGCCTGCGCCGCTCCCGGCGGCAAGGCGACGCATCTGGCCGAACGGATGGCCGACCGCGGAGAGGTTTGGGCGTGCGACGTGCACGAGGGGAAAATCGGTTTAATCCGCCGGCAGGCCGAGCGGCTCGGCCTTCGGACGATTCACGCCTTCTGTGCGGATGCGCGGCGACTGGCCGAAGCTGGGTTACCGGAATCGTTCGATCGCGTATTGTTGGACGCGCCCTGTTCCGGCCTCGGCGTACTTCGCCGCAAGCCGGAGGCGCGCTGGCGGAAGACCGAGGATCAAATTCGGGAACTGTCCGTTCTCCAGGCGGAACTGCTCGACTCCGTCTGCCGATTCGTCCGGCCTGGCGGCCTTCTTGTCTACAGCACTTGCACTATCGAACCGGAGGAAAACGAGGATCAAATCCGCGCGTTTCTGTCGCGGCATCCGGACTTCGAGCTGGATCCGTTTCCGGCCGGCGTCTTGCCGGGTCGAGAAGACGCGCGCAGGGGAATGGCGCTTATTTTACCTCATGAATACGGTTCCGACGGATTTTTCATCGCGCGGCTGCGGCGCAGGTAG
- a CDS encoding methionyl-tRNA formyltransferase: MRVVFLGTSEFAVPILRLLVERRYAVAGVVTQPDRPKGRKRELTPPPVKTEAVRLGLPVLQPPRLKAEEALEDVFRLKPDLIVTAAYGQIVPKALLDAPPLGCLNVHASLLPKYRGGAPIQRAIMNGESVTGVTIMRMVERLDAGDIVSQVEVPIGEDDTAGTMTEKLARAGAELLGTTLPDWIAGRIRPVPQREEEATYAPNLTRADEIIRWERPARDLSCQVRGLHPSPGAYTLYNGDVLKVWACIPLDDVESAAEAEPGTVVRVGGEGVDVRCGRGVLRLTQLQPAGKRPMAAADFVRGGRMLLGTVLGA, from the coding sequence ATTCGGGTCGTTTTTTTGGGAACAAGCGAATTCGCCGTTCCGATTCTGCGTCTGTTGGTGGAGCGGCGGTATGCGGTGGCGGGCGTCGTGACGCAGCCGGACCGACCGAAAGGGCGCAAGCGCGAGCTCACTCCACCGCCCGTCAAGACGGAAGCGGTTCGGCTCGGCTTGCCGGTCCTGCAGCCGCCGCGGCTGAAGGCGGAGGAAGCGCTGGAGGACGTTTTCCGGTTGAAGCCGGATTTGATTGTAACCGCCGCATATGGCCAAATTGTTCCGAAGGCGCTGCTGGACGCCCCTCCGCTCGGCTGTCTGAACGTACATGCGTCGCTTCTGCCGAAATACCGAGGCGGTGCGCCGATCCAGCGGGCGATCATGAACGGTGAGTCCGTGACCGGCGTGACGATCATGCGCATGGTCGAACGCCTCGACGCCGGCGACATCGTCAGCCAGGTCGAGGTGCCGATCGGGGAAGACGACACGGCGGGAACGATGACGGAGAAGCTTGCCAGGGCCGGTGCGGAGTTGCTAGGAACAACGCTTCCGGACTGGATCGCCGGTCGCATTCGCCCGGTTCCGCAACGGGAGGAAGAGGCAACGTATGCACCCAATTTGACCCGGGCAGACGAAATCATCCGATGGGAGCGTCCCGCGCGCGATCTGTCCTGCCAGGTGCGCGGCTTGCACCCGTCACCGGGTGCGTATACGCTGTATAACGGCGACGTGCTGAAAGTGTGGGCTTGCATTCCTTTGGACGACGTCGAGTCCGCGGCGGAAGCGGAGCCGGGTACGGTCGTGCGCGTCGGAGGAGAAGGCGTGGATGTCCGGTGCGGGCGCGGCGTACTTCGGCTGACGCAACTTCAGCCGGCTGGTAAACGGCCGATGGCGGCGGCCGACTTTGTCCGCGGCGGCCGGATGCTTCTGGGGACGGTACTCGGCGCATGA